The genomic interval CTCGGGGCCGACCGGCTTTCTGCTGGTCGACGCCGTGCTCGCCGGCCGCGGCGATGTGTTTCTGAGCGCGCTCGCCCATCTTGCACTGCCCGCCACCGCGCTGGCCATGGCCGGTATCGGCCAGATCACCCGCATCACCCGTTCGGCCATGATCGACAACCTCAGGCGCGACCATGTGCTGACGCTGAAATCCTTCGGCGTGCCCGAGCCGGTGATCGTGTTCCGCTATCTGCTGAAGCTGTCGTCGATCGCACCGCTGACGATCATGGGGCTCGAATTCGCCTCGCTGATCGGCAATGCCTTCGTGGTCGAGATGGTGTTTTCCTGGGGTGGCTTCGCCTCCTACGGCCTGACGGCCATCCTGCAGAAGGATCTGAATGCGCTGATGGCCGTGGTCCTGGTCTCCGGCGTGTTCTTCATCGTCGCCAATCTCGTCATCGACATCGTCGTCAGCATCATCGACCCGCGCCTGCGCTTTGGGGAGGCTGGACAATGAGCGAGCAGACAGGCCTGACGGCGGGCTACATGACCTGGTATCGCTTCAGCCGCAATCCGGCTGCCGTCATCGGCGGGCTGATCGTGCTTTCGGTGCTGCTGATGGCAGCCGCAGCCCCCTGGATCACGCCGTTTCCCGACCATGTCGGCGCCGTCGTCGATTTCCGCAACCGCCATGTGGCGCCGAATGCCGTCAACTGGTTCGGCACCGATAAGGCCGGGCGCGACATCTTCTCGCGCACGATCTTCGGTTTCCGCGTCTCGCTGCTGCTGGTCGTCGGCGTCCTCGGCATCTCCGTGCCGGTCGGCGCGGTGCTCGGCATGGTGTCCGGCTATTTCGGCGGCTGGTGGGAGCGCATCATCACCGGGCTCACCAATGTCATGCTCGCCATGCCGCCGCTGGTCATGGCGCTTGCCATCGGCAATATCCTCCAGCCGAACCTGATCAACGCGATGATTGCGATCACCCTGCTCTGGTGGACCTGGCACGCCCGCCTCGTCTATCGCGTCACCCGCTCGATCGCGACCGAGGATTTCATCGAGGCCGCACGGCTTGCCGGCGCCGGCCCGCTGCATATCCTGTTTCGCGAAATCCTGCCCAACTGCGTCTCGGTCATCTCGGTCAAGACGACGCTCGATGCCGCCTTCGTCATCCTGTTCGGCGCGACGCTTTCCTTCCTCGGCTTCGGGGTGAAGCCGCCGACGCCCGACCTCGGCTCCATGGTCGCCGACGGACGCCAGTTCCTGCCGGAGAAATGGTGGGAGGTGCTCGCCCCCGGCTTTGCCATCTTCTACGCCACGCTCGGCTTCAACCTTCTGGGCGACGGGCTGCGCGACATGTTCGACGTGGAGGCCTAACAACATGGCCATCCCCCTCCTCAAGGTCGAGAACCTCAATATCGCCTTCACCGGCTATGGCCGTCGCAGCCATGTGCTGAAGAATGTCGGCTTCGAGATCGCCGCCGGCGAGCGCGTGGCGCTGATCGGCGAGACCGGCTCCGGCAAGTCGGTAACCTCGAAGGCGATCCTCGGCACGCTTCCCGACAATGCCGTGATCGAAAGCGGCGATATCGCCTATCGCGGCGCGAGCGTGTTTACGATGCCGCCCCGGGAGCGGGAGGGGCTGAAGGGCACCGCCTTCTCGATCATCATGCAGGACCCGTTGTCCTCGTTCAATCCGGTCTTCAAGGTCGGCCGCCTGCTGGATGACGTGCTCTATTATGCCGACCGGCGCAACGCCGTCGTCAGCAATGCGGGAGATCGCAGAAAGCGGATCTTCGACGTGCTTCGCCGGGTTCAGCTTGCCGATCCGGAGCGGATTTTCGCGGCCTGGCCGAACGAGCTATCCGGCGGTATGCGCCAGCGCGTGCTGATCGCGCTTTCGCTGCTGCACCAGCCGGAGCTTCTGATCGCCGACGAGCCGGGAACCGCGCTCGACGTCACCACCCAGGACGAAATTCTCAAGCTCATCAATCGCCTTGTCGACGACGAGGGGCTGTCGCTGCTGATGATCACCCACAATCTCGGCGTTGTCCGCCAGACCGCCGACCGGGTGCTGGTGATGCGCCACGGCGAGATCGTCGAACAGGGAACGCTGTCGGAGGTCTTCACCGCCCCGCGGCAGGCCTACACCCGCGACCTGATGGATGCCGTCCCGCCGCTTTACGGGCCACGCGTTGTCAATCAGCCGGCGAGCGCAAAGGTGCCGATCGTCACGCTCGAAAATGTCGACAAGGTCTACCAGTCGAAGGGCCTGCTGTTTTCCCGCGGACCGGGGCACCATGCCGCAAAATCGGTCAATCTCGCGGTCGCCGAAGGCGAGGTTTTCGGCCTTGCGGGCGAAAGCGGCTCGGGCAAGACCACCGTTGCGCGCATGGTCATGCGTCTCGTCAAGCCGACGTCCGGAACCATCCGTGTCGGTTCGGCGGCAGACGGGACCGATCCCCGCCGGCTGACCCAGATCGTCTATCAGAACCCCGGAACCTCGCTCAATCCGAAGCGCACCGTGTCGCAGACGCTCTCCGTGCCACTGCGTTATGGCGGCCACGACCGCACGGCGGCGGAGGCGCGCAAGAAGGAACTGATGGCGCTGGTGCGGCTGCCGGAGAACTTTCTCTCCAAATATCCGCACGAGCTTTCGGGCGGCCAGAAACAGCGTGTCGCCATCGCCCGCGCGCTGGCCGCCGATCCGCGCATCATCATCCTCGACGAACCGACATCGGCGCTCGACGTTTCGGTGCAGAAGACGGTGATCGACCTGCTTCTGACGCTGCGGGAAGAACTCGGCCTCACCTATGTGATCATCAGTCATGATCTTTCGCTGATGCGCAATTTCTGTTCGCGCATCGCCATCATGCTGAAGGGCGAAATCATCGAGCAGGGCCTGACGGCAGACGTCTTCGCCCGCCCCGAACACCCCTATACCCGCGCGCTGATCGCGGCCATTCCGGTCTTAAGTGACGCGGAAGAGGCCGAAAAACCAAAGGTCAGCGCCGAGGAACGCGCCCGCTTTCTGGTGCAGAGCACCGGTGAGCAGGACGGATAAGACAATGGCAGGACCGCGCGCCCGAGGCGCCGGCAAGACAAGGAGACGACCCCGTGTATCGACTGGGAATTGATGTCGGCGGCACGAATACCGACGCCGTGGTGATGGAAGGCAACAAGGTGCTCTCGGGCGTCAAGGCGGCGACCACGGAGGATGTGACGAGCGGCGTCATCGAGGCTCTGGAGGGCGCGATCGGCAAGGCGGGCATCGACCGCGCGAAGATCGGCAACGTCATGATCGGCACCACCCATTTCACCAATGCCGTGATCGAACGGCGGCACCTCAACAAGGTGGCCGCCATCCGCCTCGGCCTGCCGGCAACCGCCTGCCTGCCGCCGATGGTCGACTGGCCGGAAGACCTGAAGGGCGTCGTCGGCAATCTCGGCTATCTCGTCAAGGGCGGCTATGAGTTCGACGGGCGCGAGATCTCCCCGCTCGACGAGGCCGAGATCGCCCGCATTGCCGGCGAAATCCGCGACAACGACATCAAGGCCGCCGCCATCACCTGCGTCTTCGCGCCGATCAACGACACGATGGAAAAGCAGGCCAAGGCGCTGATCGAGAAGCATTGCCCCGGCCTGCCTGTGGTGCTTTCGACCGATATCGGCCGCATCGGTCTTCTTGAACGCGAAAGCGCGGCGATCATGAATGCCAGCCTGCTGTCGCTTGCCGACCGCACCGTCAGCGCCTTTGCGAAGGCGCTCGCCGATGCCGGGCTCACCTGCCCGTTCTTCATCACCCAGAACGACGGCACGCTGATGGCCGCCGACACCGTGCGCAACTTCCCCGTCCTCACCTTCGCCTCCGGACCGACCAATTCGATGCGGGGTGCTGCCTTTCTCACCGGCGTGCGCGAAGCGATCGTGGTCGATATCGGCGGCACCACCAGCGATGTCGGGTCGCTGCATCTCGGCTTCCCGCGTCAGGCGGCGACCGTTGTCGATGTCGGCGGGGTCCGCACCAATTTCCGCATGCCGGATGTGTTCTCGATCGGTCTTGGCGGCGGCTCGCTCGTCAGAAAGGATCACACCGGCAAGGCCACGGTCGGCCCGCAATCGACCGGCTACCGCATCACCAAGGAGGCAAAGGTGTTCGGCGGCGAGACGCTGACGGCCACCGATATCGCGGTTGCGCTCGGCAAGGCCAGCGTCGGCGATGCCGCGAAGGTCAAGGACGTCGACCCCACCTTCGCGAAGGCCGCCGAGGCCGAAATCATCGCGCTTCTCGAAAACGCCGTCGAGCGCAGCCGCATGTCGCCGGAACCGATCCCGGTGATCGCGGTGGGCGGTGGCTCGATCCTGATGCCCGACCGGCTCGGCGACCTCGAGGTCATCCGGCCGGAAAACTTCGCCGTCGCCAATGCCGTCGGCGCGGCCATCGCCCAGATCTCCGGCGAGGTCGACCGCGTCTATGCGCTCGAAAACGGCCTGACCCGCGAGCTCTGCCTCGCCGAGGCCGAGAAGGAGGCGACCGAAAAGGCCATTGCCGCAGGCGCCGTCGCCGACACCATCGAGGTGATCGAACGCGAGGACGTGCCGCTTGCCTATTTGCCGGGCAATGCCACGCGCATTCACGTCAAGGTCGTTGGAGAGATGGGAGGCATGGATGCCTGAGACCGTCACACGCTCGAAATTCGAATACGATCCCGCCGACATCTGGGTCCTGGACCGCGAGGATATCGACGCGCTGGAAATCGGCTCGGCCATTCTCGGCACGGGCGGCGGCGGCAATCCCTATGTCGGCAAGCTCAGGGCGCGTCAGGCTATCGATGACGGGTTCACGCTCTCCGTACTGCCGCTCGACAAGGTTCCGGACGAGGCCTGCTGCGTGTCGCTCGGCGGCATCGGCGCGCCGGTTGTTGGCTATGAGCGTATCCGCGAGGGCCGCGAGGGCCTGCGCTGCGTGCGGGCGATCGAGGAGATGCAGGGCTTTCCGGTCGACCTGATCGTCTGCGAGGAAATCGGCGGCTCCAATGCCATGGAACCGCTGATCGTCGGCGGCATGACCGGGCTTCCGGTGGTCGATTGCGACGGCATGGGCCGCGCCTTTCCCGAAATGCAGATGACCACCTATTCAATCTACGGCCACACCTCGACGCCGAGCGTGATGTGCGACGTGCATGGCAATATCGTGATCTTCCAGCATGCCGTGACGGAACTCTTCCACGAGCGCATGGCGCGGGCCTGCGTGGTGGCCCAGGGTGGCGGATCGGACCTTGCCTCCGCGCCGATGACCGGCACGTTCCTGAAGAAGTTCGCGATTCCCAATTCCTACACCCAGGCGGTCTCGCTCGGCCGCGCGGTCATCGACGCCAAGCGCCGCCACGCCGATCCGATTGCCGCCATCTGCGAACGGGAGAACGGCCGGCATGCATTCTCGGGCAAGATCACCGACCTGAAGCGCCATCTGCGCGGCGGTTTCGTGGTCGGCGAAGCCATGCTGTCCGGCATCGACAACCATCATGGCGAGGATGCCTCCGTCCTGATCCAGAACGAGAACCTCGTCTTTACCCGTGAGGGCGAGGTGGCGGTTTCGGTTCCCGATCTGATCGTTGTGCTCGATATCGACAGCGGCCACGCCATCACCACCGAAATGCTGCGCTACGGCCAGCGCGTGGCAATCCTTGCCCTACCGTGCCATCCGCTGCTGCAGTCTCCGGCAGCGCTCGAAGTCGTCGGCCCGAAGGCCTTCGGATTTCCCGACATCGTCTATCGACCGGTCGCGGGAGGCTGAAGACATGGCGAAAACAGTGATAACAGTCGACGATCTCGACGCCATCGCGCTCGGCGGCGCCTTTCTCGGCACGGGCGGCGGCGGCGATCCCTATATCGGCAAGCTGATGGCGCGCGCGGCGCTCGCCGCAAACGGCCCGGTGACGCTGATCGACCCGGCCGATGTCGGTGACGACGACCTGTGCGTGCCGGTATTCATGATGGGCGCGCCGACCGTGATGCTGGAAAAACTGCCGAGCGGCACGGAAATCATGGCCGCCCTGGATCAGCTCGAGACCTATCTTGGCAAAAAGGCGACCGCGCTGATGTGCGTGGAAGCGGGCGGGCTCAACTCGACGATCCCCTTCGCCGTGGCCGCCGCGACCGGCCTGCCGCTGATCGACGGCGATGGCATGGGCCGCGCCTTTCCGGAACTGCAAATGGTATCCTTCACCATGTCCGGCATCAGCGCGACGCCGCTGGTGCTGGCCGACGACAAGGGCAATTCCGTCCTGATCAACGCCGTCGACAATCTCTGGACCGAGCGGCTGGCCCGCGCCGATGCCGTGCAGATGGGCGGCGCGGCGCTGGTCGCCGCCTATTCGATGACCGGCGCGCAAATGCGTGACAGCATCCTGCCCGGCACGATGACGATGATCCGCGAGATCGGCGAAACGCTGATGGCCGAGCGCAAGGCCCATCGCCATCCGGGCGCTGCGCTCCGTGCCCGGTTTTCAGGCCATCATCTGTTCACCGGCCGCGTGAACGACATCGAGCGCAAGACGGTCGGCGGCTTTGCCCGCGGCCGCGCTGTCATCAAGGGCACGGACGCCTTTGCGGGGCGTGAGTTCAGCATCGATTTCCAGAACGAGTTTCTCGTCGCCCGCGATGACACCGGCGCTGTTCTGGCAACGACGCCGGACCTGATCTGCGCGCTCGATGCCGATGCCGGCATGCCGGTCACCACCGAACAGATGCGCTACGGCCTGCTGATCGAAATCACCGGCCTGCCGGCCGATCCGAAATGGCGCAGCGACGCGGGGCTGAACCTCGTTGGGCCTTCCTATTTCGGCTACGACCATGCTTACGCACCTGTAGAAGAGATCAACAATAACAAAAACCTAAACCAGGACTGAACAAAGCTCAAAAAAGAGAGGAACTTGCAATGACACGGAAAATGCTTGCAATCGCAGGGCTGGCTTTGGCGGCCTCGGCAACGACGGCCCTGACGCCCGCCCGCGCCCAAGACGACAAGGTCTCGATCGTGGTGAACGCCACCCAGGTGTTCGGCACCATCGATCCCGCCCGCATCAACGACTACACCGAATACATGGCGGCCGTGAACCTCTATGACGGGCTGACGACGGTGGCCGGCGACGGCTCGATCATTCCCCAGCTCGCCGAAAGCTGGACCGTTTCCGACGACAATCTCACCTACACCTTCAAGCTGAAGGACGACGCCACCTTCCAGGACGGCTCGCCGGTCGAGGCTTCAGACGTCGTTTACACGCTGAAGCGCCTGCTCGCCATCAACGAGGGTCCGTCCTACCTTTTCTCCAAGCTCATCGATCCGGAAAAGCTGAAGGCGATCGACAGCCATACCGTCGAAATCG from Martelella mediterranea DSM 17316 carries:
- a CDS encoding ABC transporter permease — translated: MSEQTGLTAGYMTWYRFSRNPAAVIGGLIVLSVLLMAAAAPWITPFPDHVGAVVDFRNRHVAPNAVNWFGTDKAGRDIFSRTIFGFRVSLLLVVGVLGISVPVGAVLGMVSGYFGGWWERIITGLTNVMLAMPPLVMALAIGNILQPNLINAMIAITLLWWTWHARLVYRVTRSIATEDFIEAARLAGAGPLHILFREILPNCVSVISVKTTLDAAFVILFGATLSFLGFGVKPPTPDLGSMVADGRQFLPEKWWEVLAPGFAIFYATLGFNLLGDGLRDMFDVEA
- a CDS encoding ATP-binding cassette domain-containing protein, with product MAIPLLKVENLNIAFTGYGRRSHVLKNVGFEIAAGERVALIGETGSGKSVTSKAILGTLPDNAVIESGDIAYRGASVFTMPPREREGLKGTAFSIIMQDPLSSFNPVFKVGRLLDDVLYYADRRNAVVSNAGDRRKRIFDVLRRVQLADPERIFAAWPNELSGGMRQRVLIALSLLHQPELLIADEPGTALDVTTQDEILKLINRLVDDEGLSLLMITHNLGVVRQTADRVLVMRHGEIVEQGTLSEVFTAPRQAYTRDLMDAVPPLYGPRVVNQPASAKVPIVTLENVDKVYQSKGLLFSRGPGHHAAKSVNLAVAEGEVFGLAGESGSGKTTVARMVMRLVKPTSGTIRVGSAADGTDPRRLTQIVYQNPGTSLNPKRTVSQTLSVPLRYGGHDRTAAEARKKELMALVRLPENFLSKYPHELSGGQKQRVAIARALAADPRIIILDEPTSALDVSVQKTVIDLLLTLREELGLTYVIISHDLSLMRNFCSRIAIMLKGEIIEQGLTADVFARPEHPYTRALIAAIPVLSDAEEAEKPKVSAEERARFLVQSTGEQDG
- a CDS encoding hydantoinase/oxoprolinase N-terminal domain-containing protein yields the protein MYRLGIDVGGTNTDAVVMEGNKVLSGVKAATTEDVTSGVIEALEGAIGKAGIDRAKIGNVMIGTTHFTNAVIERRHLNKVAAIRLGLPATACLPPMVDWPEDLKGVVGNLGYLVKGGYEFDGREISPLDEAEIARIAGEIRDNDIKAAAITCVFAPINDTMEKQAKALIEKHCPGLPVVLSTDIGRIGLLERESAAIMNASLLSLADRTVSAFAKALADAGLTCPFFITQNDGTLMAADTVRNFPVLTFASGPTNSMRGAAFLTGVREAIVVDIGGTTSDVGSLHLGFPRQAATVVDVGGVRTNFRMPDVFSIGLGGGSLVRKDHTGKATVGPQSTGYRITKEAKVFGGETLTATDIAVALGKASVGDAAKVKDVDPTFAKAAEAEIIALLENAVERSRMSPEPIPVIAVGGGSILMPDRLGDLEVIRPENFAVANAVGAAIAQISGEVDRVYALENGLTRELCLAEAEKEATEKAIAAGAVADTIEVIEREDVPLAYLPGNATRIHVKVVGEMGGMDA
- a CDS encoding DUF917 domain-containing protein — translated: MPETVTRSKFEYDPADIWVLDREDIDALEIGSAILGTGGGGNPYVGKLRARQAIDDGFTLSVLPLDKVPDEACCVSLGGIGAPVVGYERIREGREGLRCVRAIEEMQGFPVDLIVCEEIGGSNAMEPLIVGGMTGLPVVDCDGMGRAFPEMQMTTYSIYGHTSTPSVMCDVHGNIVIFQHAVTELFHERMARACVVAQGGGSDLASAPMTGTFLKKFAIPNSYTQAVSLGRAVIDAKRRHADPIAAICERENGRHAFSGKITDLKRHLRGGFVVGEAMLSGIDNHHGEDASVLIQNENLVFTREGEVAVSVPDLIVVLDIDSGHAITTEMLRYGQRVAILALPCHPLLQSPAALEVVGPKAFGFPDIVYRPVAGG
- a CDS encoding DUF917 domain-containing protein; translation: MAKTVITVDDLDAIALGGAFLGTGGGGDPYIGKLMARAALAANGPVTLIDPADVGDDDLCVPVFMMGAPTVMLEKLPSGTEIMAALDQLETYLGKKATALMCVEAGGLNSTIPFAVAAATGLPLIDGDGMGRAFPELQMVSFTMSGISATPLVLADDKGNSVLINAVDNLWTERLARADAVQMGGAALVAAYSMTGAQMRDSILPGTMTMIREIGETLMAERKAHRHPGAALRARFSGHHLFTGRVNDIERKTVGGFARGRAVIKGTDAFAGREFSIDFQNEFLVARDDTGAVLATTPDLICALDADAGMPVTTEQMRYGLLIEITGLPADPKWRSDAGLNLVGPSYFGYDHAYAPVEEINNNKNLNQD